A genomic window from Brassica oleracea var. oleracea cultivar TO1000 chromosome C8, BOL, whole genome shotgun sequence includes:
- the LOC106308854 gene encoding uncharacterized protein LOC106308854: protein MDYLFWRNNSIVEPELDMDPYPWIIWYIWKVRNDNLFRGIDRNPLELVRYAESECQALFNANERVPPIVRDHSTEEPQVLSLNNICMIDRSWTPTDQFSECGWLWMDSIENA from the coding sequence ATGGACTATCTCTTTTGGAGGAATAACAGCATTGTTGAACCTGAATTAGACATGGATCCTTATCCTTGGATAATATGGTACATTTGGAAGGTCCGTAATGACAATCTCTTTAGAGGGATAGACAGAAATCCATTGGAGTTAGTTCGTTATGCAGAGAGTGAATGTCAAGCCTTGTTTAATGCAAATGAGAGGGTGCCGCCAATTGTACGAGATCACAGCACTGAGGAACCTCAAGTCTTAAGCTTGAACAATATTTGCATGATAGATAGGTCATGGACACCCACAGATCAGTTCAGTGAATGTGGATGGTTATGGATGGACAGCATTGAAAATGCTTAA